The genomic interval CCAGGTACTGCAGCACGTCCAGGATCGCGACGCTGCCGCTGTGTTCGGGCCAGGCCTGGCCGAGGTCGACCACCTCGAAATCGGCGTCGTGCAGGTCGCTGCGCTCGGCGATGCGGATCGCGCGGCGGATCTTCGCCGCGTCGATGTCCACGCCGTGGTAGCGCTGCCGCTGGCCGTCGGCGCGCAGCGCATGCGCGAGCAGGCCCAGGCCGCAGCCCAGATCCAGGACAGGCGCTTCGGTGCCGCGCAGCGCGGCGAGCACGCCGGGGTAGAGCGGGTCGGTGCGCAGCTTGGTGCGGGTGTAGTAGTAGTCGTAGCGATTGCCTAGCGGATGCGTCGGCAGGAAGGCGCGGGCGATGGCCAGGGCCTGCAGGCGGGTCATGGGCTGGATGGTGCTGGCGTCGCGCAATGTCGGTCCTTGGCAGCGGGGCGTCGTACGTCGCTAGGCTAACGCATCGCGCACCGCGGGCAACAGCAGGCCGGTCCAGCGCGCATACATCGCCGCCGACGGATGCAGGCCGTCGGCGGCCAGCATCGCCGCGCTGCCGCCGCCATCGCGGCTGGCCGCGGTGATGTCGACGAAGCGCACCGCACGCGCCCGGCAGCAGGCCTGCGCGGCCGCATTGAATGCATCGATCTGCGCGCCGATGCGCGCCGGATCGTGTTCGGGCGTCTGCGCGAACGCGGTCACGCCCCAGTCCGGAATCGACACCGTCAGCACCCGCCGCGGCTGGCCGTCGGCGAAGCCGATCGCGCGTTGCAGCAGCGCGGCGAACTGCGCGCGGTAGTCGTCGAGCGCGCGCCCGCGATACTGGTTGTTGACCCCGATCAGCAGCGTCACCAGCGCGAACGGACCTTGCGGTGCGGCCGCGTCGATGCCGGCGTCGAGTTCGTCGGTGGTCCAGCCGGTGGTGGCGACGATCTGCGGATCGTCGATGGCGATGCCGTCGTGACGCAGCGCCGCGGCCAGTTGCATCGGCCAGCGCCCGCTGTCGGCCACGCCTTCGCCGATCGTGTAGGAATCACCCAGCGCCAGATAGCGCAGCGGGGCCTGGTGGAGCGTGGCGAAACTGCCCTGGCTCATCTACGCGGTACCAAAGGCTGCCAACTCACCGGGGCTCGGGTCGCAGGAACGGCGCACGCTTTGCCCATTCCCGATTCCCCATTCCCGATTCACCGCCCCACAGCCACACTGCGCGGCTTCAGCGGCACCACTTTGGTCGCCGCGTCGGCGCGGCGCGCCAGCACCCGGTCGATGCGCGCGAACACCTCGCGCATCACCGCCGCTTCCGGCAGCAGGGTCACGCGGAAATGGTGGCGGTAGGGCACGTTGAAGCTGGAACCGGGCACCACCAGCACGCCTTCGTCGTTCATCAGCTCCAGCGCGAAGTCGTGGTCGTCGAAATTGCGCGCGGCCGCGCCGACCACCGCCGGGAACGCGTACAGCGCGCCGGCCGGCTGCACCAGCGCCAGGTGCTCGCTGGCCGCGCAGGCCTCGATCACCGCGCGGCGGGTTTCGTACAGGCGCCCGCCCGGCGCGCACAGCGGCGAGATCGTGTCCGGGCCGTTGACCGCGGCGTCGATCGCGTACTGGCCCGGCACATTGGCGCACAGCCGCAGCGCGCCGAGCAGGTCCATCGCGTTGCGGAACTCGGTGACGCGCTCGGCGGCGCCGGACAGCAGCGCCCAGCCCACCCGCCAGCCGCAGGCGCGGTGCACCTTGCTCAGGCCGCCGAAACTGATGCACGGGTGCTCGCCGGCCAGCGGCGCGACCGGCACGAAGTCGGCGCCGTCGTACAGCACCTGGTCGTAGATCTCGTCGACCATCAGCAGCAGGTTGTGCTTGGCCGCGATGGCGACGATCTTCTCCAGCAGTTCGCGCGAATAGCTGGCGCCGCTGGGATTGTTCGGGTTGATCAGCACGATGGCGCGGGTGCGCGAGGACACCAGCGTCTCGATCTCCACCGGATCGGGCTGGAAGCCGTTCTCCGGCGCGCAGCGGTAATACACCGGGCGGCCGTCGTTGAGGATGGTGGCGGCCGACCACAGCGGGTAGTCGGGCGAGGGCACCAGCACTTCGTCGCCGGGATTGAGCAGCGCGCGCAGCGACAGGTCGATCAGCTCGCTGACCCCGTTGCCGATGAAGATGCGGTCCGGATGCGCGTCCGGGTGCTGGCGCCGCGCATAGGCCGCGGCGATCGCCTCGCGCGCCTCGGGCAGGCCCTGCTGGTGGGTATAGGGATCGGTGCGGCCCATGTCGTCGGCGATCGCGCGCTGCAGGTGCTCCGGCGCGCGGAACCCGAACGCGCCGGGATTGCCGATGTTGAGCTTGATCAGCTTGCGCCCCTGCGCCTCCAGCTCCCGGGCTCGCCGCGCCAGTTCGCCGCGGATCTCGTAGCGGACTTCGGACAGGCGTTCGCGGATCGCGAGCGGCTTGATCGGCAGGGTGGGCATCGCATAGGCCGGTGGGGGCGTGGAACCGGCATGGTAGCGGAAATGTGACACGGCGGCCGGGCCGGGGCCCGCACCGTCTAGAATCCGCCCCATGACTTCCCCCCAGATCGACTTCGACGCCCTGCGCCCCATCGGCTGGCCCTGGCCCGGCATGCCGGAAGAGCCGGCCTGGCTGGCGGCGATGGCCGCGCATCCGCTGGCGCGGCCGGCGCGGGTCAGCGAGCAGCATCGCACCGGCTACGTGGTGGCCGATGCGGTGGAGACCGGCTTCAAGGTCGAGTCGCTGCCGGAATGGCAGCGGCCGCGCTTCCCCAGCCACGAGCGCGCCGCGGTCGGCGACTGGGTGTTGCTGGAGGACGGCAAGCGCATCGTCGCGCTGCTGCCGCGGCGCACCGCGATCAAGCGCGGCGCGGCCGGCGAGCACTACCACCAGCAGGTGATCGCGGCCAATATCGATACCGTGTTCATCGTCTGCGGCCTGGATGCGGACTTCAATCCGCGGCGCATCGAGCGCTACCTGCTGCTGGTGGGCGGTGGCGGCGCCGAGCCGGTGGTGATCCTGACCAAGGCCGATCTGACCGAATACGCCGACGATGCATTGGCGGTGCTGGAAGAGCTGGCGGCGCAGAACATTCCGCTGCTGACCGTCAACGCCAAGGACGCCGACAGCGTGGCGGCGTTGCGGCCATGGCTGGGTGCCGGGCGCACGGCGGTGCTGGTCGGCTCGTCCGGCGCCGGCAAGTCCACCCTCACCAATACCTTGCTCGGGGTGCAGAAGATGCGCACCGCGGCGGTGCGCGAGAACGATTCGCGCGGCCGCCACACCACCACCCACCGGGCGCTGCTGCCGCTGCCGTCCGGCGCCTGCCTGATCGACACCCCGGGCATGCGCGAACTCAAGCCCACCGGCGAGGAAGACCTGGCCGAAGGCGGGTTCGCCGACATCGAGGCGCTGGCCGCGCAGTGCCGTTTCAACGATTGCGCACACCAGGCCGAGCCGGGCTGTGCGGTGCAGGCGGCGATCGAGCGCGGCGAGATCGAGGAGGCGCGGCTGGCCAACTACATGAAGCTGCGCGAGGAAGTCGCCGGCGCCGCCAGCAAGCTGGCGCAGCGCCAGGCGCAGAACGCGGACGCCGCCAGGTCGGGGCGGCCCGGCTCCGGCAAGCCCGGCGGCAAGCGGCCGCCGCCGCGCAACCAGCGCCGCTGACCGGCCGCCTCCGCCCGCTACGCTCGCGATGACCGCGCTGCCCGCCGAGATCCTGCACCATGCCACGCTGGATGCGCGCCTGGTCAAGGCGGTGCGCGGCATCCGCCTGCTGGCGCTGGCGAGCTGGCCGGCGGCGGTGCAGGCGCCGTTCCTGGACAGCGTGGCGCGCGGCCAGCCGCAGCTGCCGCAGGTGCAGTATCCGCGGCTGGATTTCGCCGACACGCGCCGCGAGCTGGCGGCGATCGCGCAGGCGGCGGATCCGACGCATCCGCTGGGTGCGTATCTGCAAGCTTCCGCGCATAGCTGGGACCTGGCCGCGGCGTTGCTGGAGTCGCTGGGCACGGCGGCGGTCGGCACGTACTCGGCACAGCTGTTCGGTGTGCCCGAGGATCCGATGCCCGGGCATGGCCCGACCACCCGCGATGCCGCCGGTCACTTCATCCGCATCGCGCAGGAACTGGATCGCGAACTGCTGTCGGCCGAAGAGCAGGTGCCGGTCTCGGCGACGGCGCTGCGCCTGCAACTGCAGCGCGACCTGGACGCATTCTTCGGCGAACGGGTGATCGCGGTGGAGCTGGATCCGCAACTGCTGGCCAAGGCCGCGGCCGGCGCGCACCGCATCCGCCTGCGCTCCGGCGCGTCGTTCAGCGACTACGATCGCGCGCAGCTGTTCCACCACGAGGCGCTGGTGCATTCGCTGACCGCGCTCAATGGCCGCGAGCAGGTGCACCTGCCGAGTCTGGCCTTGTCGTCGCCGCGGGTCACCGCCACGCAGGAGGGCCTGGCGACCTTCGCCGAGCAGATCACCGGCAGCATCGATATCGAGCGCATGAAGCGGATCAGCCTGCGCATCGAGGCGATCGCGCTGGCGCGCGGCGGCGCCGATTTCGTCGAGGTGTTCCGCTATTTCGATGCGGCCGGGCAGTCGCCGGCGGAGAGTTTCTCCTCGGCGCAGCGCGTGTTCCGCGGCGTGCCGACCGGCGGCGGTGCCGCCTTCACCAAGGACACTGTGTATCTGCGCGGGCTGGTCTCGGTGCACACCTTCTTCCGCCAGGCCCTGCAGCGCGATCGCCTGCCGCTGTGCCGCTGGCTGTTCGCCGGCAAGATGGCACTGGAGGACGTGGCCGCGTTCGCGCCACTGTTCGAGAGCGGCGTGCTGGCGCCGCCGCGCTGGCTGCCGACCTGGGTCGCGCGGGCCAGCGGCCTGGCCGGCATGCTGGCGTTCTCGTTGTTCGCCAACCGCATCCGCATGGACCAGCTGGACGGCACCGGCGGCGCCTGAACGCCGCCACGCAACGCTCACCCGCCGCGAATGGTCGCGTGCAGATACTGCGCGCCCGGCCTGCCTGCGCATGGCCACCGTTCCCCACGCAAAAGGACACCCGCATGAAGATCCTGATGGTGCTGACCTCGCACGACCGCCTCGGCGACACCGGCCACAAGACCGGCTTCTGGCTGGAAGAATTCGCCGCGCCGTACTACGTGTTCAAGGATGCCGGCGCCGAGATCACGCTGGCCTCGCCCAAGGGCGGGCAGCCGCCCCTGGACCCGAAGAGCGATGCGGCCGATGCGCAGACCGACGCCACGCGCCGCTTCAAGGCCGATCCGGCGGCGCAGCAGCAACTGGCGAACACGCGGCCGCTGGCCGACGTGCGGATGGAAGACTACGACAGCGTGTTCTATCCCGGCGGCCACGGCCCGTTGTGGGACCTGGCCGAAGATCAGACCTCGATCGCGCTGATCGAGGCGTTCGAATGTGCCGGCAAGCCGATCGGCTTCGTCTGCCATGCGCCGGGCGCGTTGCGCCGGGTCACGGCTGCCGACGGCACGCCGCTGGTCAAGGGCCGCCGCGTCACCGGTTTCACCAATGGCGAGGAAGCGGCGGTCGGGTTGACCGAGGTGGTGCCGTTCCTGATCGAGGACGAGTTCCAGCGGCTGGGCGGCCTGTACGAGAAGGGTGCCGACTGGGGCGTGCACGTGGTGGTGGATGGTCGGCTCGTTACCGGCCAGAACCCGGCCTCGTCCGAAGAGGCGGCCAAGGCCCTGTTGGGCTTGCTGGCGAAGTGAGCTGAGCGCGGCCGGCGCGGTGTCGTCGAAGCTCATCCGCGGACGCTGGCCGGTGGCAGTCGGTGCTATGCCGGAAGTGGGTGCCGATCGCACGCAGCGCACTCGCATCGGACGCGGCGAACACCGCGTCCGGCCGATCGGCGCAGCCGCCAGCGCACGCGGGGAGCGGGGACGCGGCGCAGGATGGCGGCCATCCGGCCGCCGCATTTCGCCGTCAGCCCATATGCAAGCCGCCGTTGACTGCATAGTCGGCGCCGGTGACGTAAGCCGCTTCGTCGGACGTCAGCCAGCCGCACAGCGCGGCCACTTCTTCGGGCTTGCCGAGCCGGCGCAGCGGCACCGAGGTCGCCAGGCGGTCGAGCACGTCCGGCGGAAAACTGCTGATCGCGGCGCTGGCGATATAGCCGGGCGACACCGTGTTGACGGTCACCCCGCGCGAGGCCACTTCCTGCGCCAGCGCGCGGCTGAAGCCCTGCATCGCCGCCTTGGCGGTGGCGTAGTTGATCTGCCCGATCTGGCCCTTCTGCGCGCTGACCGCGCCGATGTTGACGATACGGCCCCAGCCGCGCGCGGTCATGCCGTCCACCACCTGCTTGGTGATGTTGAACAGCGCGTTGAGATTGCTGGCGATCACCGCCTGCCAATCCTCGCGGCTCATCTGCCGGAACAAGGTGTCGCGGCTGCCGCCGGCGTTGTTGACCAGCACGTCGATCTCGCCGACCTCGGCCTTGACCTTGGCGAACGCGGCGACGGTGGAGTCCCAGTCGGTGGCGTTGCCTTCGGAGGCGACGAAATCGAAGCCCAGCTCGCGCTGCTCGCGCAGCCACGCCGACTTGCGCGGCGAATTGGGGCCGCAACCGGCGACCACGGTATGCCCGTTGCGCGCCAGCTTCTGGCAGATCGCGGTACCGATGCTGCCCATGCCGCTGGTGACGTAGGCGATTCGTAGAGTCATGGAGGAACTCCTTCGGAGTTGGGATTCGGGAGTGGGGATTCGGGATTGGATGGGCGCGCGGGCTGTGGCTTCTACGAATCCCCAATGCCAATTCCGAATCCCGGGCGGCGCTCACTTGGCCAGCGGAAAGAGACCGAATAACAGCCCGCCGCCCATCAAAAGCAACGACACCAGCACCGCCCACTTGATGGTGAAGCGCTGGTGGTCGGCGAAATCGACCTTGGCCAGCCCGACCAGCAGATAGGTCGAGGGCACCAGCGGGCTGAGCAGGTGCACTGGCTGTCCGGCCAGCGAGGCGCGCGCCATTTCCACCGGGGTGATGCCGTAGTGGCTGGCCGCTTCGGACAGGATCGGCAGCACGCCGAAGTAGAACGCGTCGTTGGACATGAAGAAGGTGAACGGCATGCTGGCCAGTGCGGTGATCACCGCCAGGTACGGGCCCCAGGCGTCGGGAATCACCGCCAGGAAGCTGCGCGACATCGCTTCGACCATGCCGGTGTTGGACAGGATGCCGGTGAACACGCCGGCGGCGAAGATCAGCGACACCACCGACAGCACGTTGCCGGCGTGGTTGACCAGGCGCCGGCGCTGCTCGGCCAGGTT from Xanthomonas sp. DAR 34887 carries:
- the rsgA gene encoding ribosome small subunit-dependent GTPase A, producing the protein MTSPQIDFDALRPIGWPWPGMPEEPAWLAAMAAHPLARPARVSEQHRTGYVVADAVETGFKVESLPEWQRPRFPSHERAAVGDWVLLEDGKRIVALLPRRTAIKRGAAGEHYHQQVIAANIDTVFIVCGLDADFNPRRIERYLLLVGGGGAEPVVILTKADLTEYADDALAVLEELAAQNIPLLTVNAKDADSVAALRPWLGAGRTAVLVGSSGAGKSTLTNTLLGVQKMRTAAVRENDSRGRHTTTHRALLPLPSGACLIDTPGMRELKPTGEEDLAEGGFADIEALAAQCRFNDCAHQAEPGCAVQAAIERGEIEEARLANYMKLREEVAGAASKLAQRQAQNADAARSGRPGSGKPGGKRPPPRNQRR
- a CDS encoding type 1 glutamine amidotransferase domain-containing protein; this translates as MKILMVLTSHDRLGDTGHKTGFWLEEFAAPYYVFKDAGAEITLASPKGGQPPLDPKSDAADAQTDATRRFKADPAAQQQLANTRPLADVRMEDYDSVFYPGGHGPLWDLAEDQTSIALIEAFECAGKPIGFVCHAPGALRRVTAADGTPLVKGRRVTGFTNGEEAAVGLTEVVPFLIEDEFQRLGGLYEKGADWGVHVVVDGRLVTGQNPASSEEAAKALLGLLAK
- a CDS encoding flavohemoglobin expression-modulating QEGLA motif protein — translated: MTALPAEILHHATLDARLVKAVRGIRLLALASWPAAVQAPFLDSVARGQPQLPQVQYPRLDFADTRRELAAIAQAADPTHPLGAYLQASAHSWDLAAALLESLGTAAVGTYSAQLFGVPEDPMPGHGPTTRDAAGHFIRIAQELDRELLSAEEQVPVSATALRLQLQRDLDAFFGERVIAVELDPQLLAKAAAGAHRIRLRSGASFSDYDRAQLFHHEALVHSLTALNGREQVHLPSLALSSPRVTATQEGLATFAEQITGSIDIERMKRISLRIEAIALARGGADFVEVFRYFDAAGQSPAESFSSAQRVFRGVPTGGGAAFTKDTVYLRGLVSVHTFFRQALQRDRLPLCRWLFAGKMALEDVAAFAPLFESGVLAPPRWLPTWVARASGLAGMLAFSLFANRIRMDQLDGTGGA
- a CDS encoding methyltransferase domain-containing protein — translated: MTRLQALAIARAFLPTHPLGNRYDYYYTRTKLRTDPLYPGVLAALRGTEAPVLDLGCGLGLLAHALRADGQRQRYHGVDIDAAKIRRAIRIAERSDLHDADFEVVDLGQAWPEHSGSVAILDVLQYLDAAMQANLIRSVAKMLTPGAKLVIRSGLGDTSGRGRTSRITDVLAHLAGWMQEVPKCYPTRDSLERQLGDAGLRATFAPLYGNTPFNNWLIVAKPR
- a CDS encoding SGNH/GDSL hydrolase family protein, producing MSQGSFATLHQAPLRYLALGDSYTIGEGVADSGRWPMQLAAALRHDGIAIDDPQIVATTGWTTDELDAGIDAAAPQGPFALVTLLIGVNNQYRGRALDDYRAQFAALLQRAIGFADGQPRRVLTVSIPDWGVTAFAQTPEHDPARIGAQIDAFNAAAQACCRARAVRFVDITAASRDGGGSAAMLAADGLHPSAAMYARWTGLLLPAVRDALA
- a CDS encoding pyridoxal phosphate-dependent aminotransferase, which produces MPTLPIKPLAIRERLSEVRYEIRGELARRARELEAQGRKLIKLNIGNPGAFGFRAPEHLQRAIADDMGRTDPYTHQQGLPEAREAIAAAYARRQHPDAHPDRIFIGNGVSELIDLSLRALLNPGDEVLVPSPDYPLWSAATILNDGRPVYYRCAPENGFQPDPVEIETLVSSRTRAIVLINPNNPSGASYSRELLEKIVAIAAKHNLLLMVDEIYDQVLYDGADFVPVAPLAGEHPCISFGGLSKVHRACGWRVGWALLSGAAERVTEFRNAMDLLGALRLCANVPGQYAIDAAVNGPDTISPLCAPGGRLYETRRAVIEACAASEHLALVQPAGALYAFPAVVGAAARNFDDHDFALELMNDEGVLVVPGSSFNVPYRHHFRVTLLPEAAVMREVFARIDRVLARRADAATKVVPLKPRSVAVGR
- the phbB gene encoding acetoacetyl-CoA reductase, which codes for MTLRIAYVTSGMGSIGTAICQKLARNGHTVVAGCGPNSPRKSAWLREQRELGFDFVASEGNATDWDSTVAAFAKVKAEVGEIDVLVNNAGGSRDTLFRQMSREDWQAVIASNLNALFNITKQVVDGMTARGWGRIVNIGAVSAQKGQIGQINYATAKAAMQGFSRALAQEVASRGVTVNTVSPGYIASAAISSFPPDVLDRLATSVPLRRLGKPEEVAALCGWLTSDEAAYVTGADYAVNGGLHMG